From Natrinema amylolyticum, the proteins below share one genomic window:
- a CDS encoding class I SAM-dependent methyltransferase has protein sequence MTDDRERWNERYEQADFEPAADPVPELERRIATLPEGRALDVATGTGRNALFLAEHGYDVDAVDISEAGLERARARAADRGVDVNWLRADLADFDPGRRRYDVITVSFFAALEHLPALKEALAPGGVLVYEHHLRSSDPVTGPSSDRYRYRSNDLLRACLDLTILSYEERRRPIDEGTGTGDSSGADADETVAVATLVARRSSGGTQSYPLRSAATETDS, from the coding sequence GTGACCGACGATCGAGAGCGATGGAACGAACGGTACGAGCAGGCCGACTTCGAACCCGCCGCTGACCCCGTTCCGGAACTCGAGCGCCGCATCGCGACGCTCCCCGAGGGGCGGGCGCTCGACGTCGCGACCGGGACCGGTCGAAACGCGCTCTTCCTGGCCGAGCACGGGTACGACGTCGATGCGGTCGACATCTCCGAGGCCGGCCTCGAGCGAGCGCGCGCCCGGGCCGCCGACCGAGGCGTCGACGTGAACTGGCTGCGCGCCGATCTGGCCGATTTCGACCCCGGCCGCCGACGCTACGACGTGATCACCGTGAGCTTCTTCGCCGCCCTCGAGCACCTCCCGGCCCTCAAGGAGGCGCTGGCTCCCGGCGGCGTGTTAGTCTACGAGCATCACCTCCGCTCGAGCGATCCGGTCACGGGTCCCTCGAGCGACCGCTATCGCTATCGATCCAACGATCTGCTCCGGGCGTGTCTGGATCTGACGATCCTCTCCTACGAGGAGCGACGACGGCCGATCGATGAGGGCACGGGGACCGGGGATAGCAGCGGGGCCGATGCCGACGAGACCGTCGCCGTCGCGACGCTTGTCGCGCGCCGCTCGAGCGGCGGGACGCAGTCGTACCCGTTGCGTTCGGCGGCCACAGAGACGGATTCCTAA
- a CDS encoding LysE family translocator, translating into MASLVVTALAGVVFGLALAAPPGPMNAIIAEESVVRGWTAGFRAGLGAMLADAIFFALTLAGIVAVLDSVPAVRPALYLAGGCLMLYFAVGAISEARAATSFTDAGRAAAKGFRKTFVLSLTNPYQIGFWLTVGVGLLEPGTLDVLSHAPAVGGALEGALVVQTGSPALLIGFFGGIALWIVAYPAALVAAGKRVDAFAPAVAALSAVVLVGFGLLFLVMGTIRIV; encoded by the coding sequence GTGGCCTCTCTCGTCGTCACCGCACTGGCCGGCGTCGTCTTCGGACTCGCGCTCGCGGCTCCGCCGGGACCGATGAACGCGATCATCGCCGAGGAGAGCGTCGTCCGCGGGTGGACGGCCGGCTTCCGGGCCGGGCTCGGCGCGATGCTGGCGGACGCGATCTTCTTCGCGCTCACGCTCGCGGGCATCGTCGCCGTCCTCGACAGCGTCCCCGCCGTCCGCCCGGCGCTCTACCTGGCCGGCGGCTGTCTAATGTTGTACTTCGCCGTCGGCGCGATCAGCGAAGCGCGGGCCGCCACGTCGTTTACCGACGCCGGCCGGGCCGCCGCCAAGGGGTTCCGGAAGACGTTCGTCCTCTCGCTGACCAACCCATACCAGATCGGCTTCTGGCTCACCGTCGGCGTCGGCCTGCTCGAGCCGGGAACGCTCGACGTGTTATCCCATGCGCCGGCCGTGGGCGGGGCGCTCGAGGGGGCGTTAGTCGTCCAGACCGGATCACCGGCGCTGCTGATCGGGTTCTTCGGCGGGATCGCCCTCTGGATCGTCGCCTATCCGGCGGCGCTGGTCGCGGCGGGAAAGCGCGTCGATGCCTTCGCGCCCGCGGTCGCCGCACTGAGCGCCGTCGTCCTCGTCGGGTTCGGACTGCTCTTCCTCGTGATGGGGACGATTCGGATCGTCTGA
- a CDS encoding HD domain-containing protein, translating to MGVEIKETRVTDAEFEEMKGFVFEYLAASVEKEEEGGRMRWYPWHSAEYRHNHILNVVDLATDIAEAEGADVDVTRVAALFHDVAKLETDQELHAEAGARVAREYLESRAEYPESFIQQVCRAIEHHSYQGDLTDLALETQCLIEADLLDKVGANGTALMLLRMGYEARTHMDCDEMVERVLERGYDAASRVQSETAEGIAHQRLKRVKWFSEWLEDEIAALGE from the coding sequence GTGGGCGTCGAGATAAAGGAAACGCGAGTGACCGATGCCGAGTTCGAGGAGATGAAGGGATTCGTCTTCGAGTACCTCGCCGCCAGCGTCGAGAAAGAGGAGGAAGGCGGCCGCATGCGCTGGTACCCCTGGCACTCAGCCGAGTACCGGCACAATCACATCCTCAACGTCGTCGATCTCGCGACCGACATCGCCGAAGCGGAGGGTGCGGACGTCGACGTCACCCGCGTCGCCGCCCTCTTTCACGACGTCGCCAAACTCGAGACCGATCAGGAACTCCACGCCGAGGCCGGCGCTCGCGTCGCCCGCGAGTACCTCGAGTCGCGCGCCGAGTACCCCGAGTCGTTCATCCAGCAGGTGTGTCGCGCCATCGAACACCACTCCTATCAGGGCGATCTGACGGATCTCGCACTGGAGACGCAGTGTCTCATCGAGGCCGACCTGCTCGACAAGGTCGGCGCGAACGGTACCGCCCTGATGCTGTTGCGAATGGGCTACGAGGCCCGAACCCACATGGACTGCGACGAGATGGTCGAACGGGTCCTCGAGCGCGGCTACGACGCCGCCTCGCGCGTCCAGAGCGAGACCGCCGAGGGCATCGCCCACCAGCGCCTGAAACGCGTCAAGTGGTTCAGCGAGTGGCTCGAGGACGAGATCGCCGCACTAGGCGAGTAA
- a CDS encoding cobalamin B12-binding domain-containing protein, with protein sequence MSSEQDAESIRCLVAKVGLDGHDRGAHVVARAFRDAGFEVIYSGLHKAPEEIVQAAVQEDVDVLGISILSGAHDTLVPKIMDGLAEYGAADDTLVLVGGVIPEEDREGLKEEGVAAIFGPGTSIEETIEFVRENAPQR encoded by the coding sequence ATGAGTAGCGAACAGGACGCGGAGTCGATTCGGTGTCTCGTCGCCAAAGTCGGTCTCGACGGTCACGACCGCGGCGCTCACGTCGTCGCGCGCGCGTTCCGGGACGCCGGCTTCGAGGTCATCTACTCCGGACTGCACAAAGCCCCCGAAGAGATCGTTCAAGCGGCCGTCCAGGAGGACGTCGACGTCCTCGGTATCTCCATCCTCTCGGGGGCCCACGACACGCTCGTTCCGAAGATCATGGACGGCTTAGCGGAGTACGGAGCCGCGGACGATACGCTCGTGCTCGTCGGCGGCGTCATCCCCGAGGAGGACCGCGAGGGGCTCAAAGAGGAGGGCGTCGCGGCGATTTTCGGTCCCGGAACCTCGATCGAGGAGACCATCGAGTTCGTCCGCGAGAACGCGCCGCAGCGATGA
- the meaB gene encoding methylmalonyl Co-A mutase-associated GTPase MeaB, with the protein MTMDESDESLLEDLLAGEHRALARVISKIENRSPGYRDLVSELYAHTGDADVIGITGSPGAGKSTLVDKLAEEYRDRGETVGVIAIDPSSPFSGGAVLGDRIRMASTVGDMDVFVRSMSARGTLGGLSTATADAVKAMDAFGKDKIIIETVGAGQNEIDIVRTADTVAVLVPPGSGDDIQTLKAGILEIADVFVVNKADRDGADRTVQELREMVHLGEESGLGGGSGGHHGADAMSGGGDDRGDADGDDGDDEATDWTPPIVETVATKGTGVETFIDELANHRTYLVDSGTLAEKVRQRYAEEIRTLLREDVHSLLEDELAESGGIDDLAEAVRLGETDPYSIAGDVLAPVEACIENLETNADSNAE; encoded by the coding sequence ATGACCATGGACGAGAGCGACGAATCGCTGCTCGAGGACCTGCTCGCGGGCGAACACCGCGCGCTCGCTCGAGTCATCTCGAAGATCGAGAACCGATCCCCGGGGTATCGCGATCTGGTCTCGGAACTCTACGCGCACACGGGCGACGCCGACGTGATCGGGATCACCGGCTCGCCGGGCGCGGGCAAGTCGACGCTGGTCGACAAGCTCGCCGAGGAGTACCGCGACCGCGGCGAGACGGTCGGGGTCATCGCGATCGATCCCTCCTCGCCATTCAGCGGCGGGGCCGTCCTCGGAGACCGGATTCGGATGGCTTCCACCGTGGGCGATATGGACGTCTTCGTGCGCTCGATGAGCGCCCGCGGCACGCTCGGTGGACTCTCGACGGCGACCGCGGACGCGGTCAAGGCGATGGACGCCTTCGGCAAGGACAAGATCATCATCGAGACCGTCGGCGCGGGGCAAAACGAGATCGACATCGTCCGGACCGCCGACACCGTCGCCGTGCTCGTCCCGCCGGGGTCGGGCGACGACATCCAGACGCTGAAGGCCGGCATCCTCGAGATCGCGGACGTCTTCGTCGTCAACAAGGCCGACCGCGACGGCGCGGACCGCACCGTCCAGGAGCTCCGGGAGATGGTTCACCTCGGCGAGGAGAGCGGCCTCGGTGGCGGCAGCGGCGGTCACCACGGCGCCGACGCGATGAGCGGCGGCGGTGATGACCGGGGCGACGCCGACGGAGACGATGGAGACGACGAAGCAACGGACTGGACCCCGCCCATCGTCGAGACGGTCGCGACCAAAGGGACCGGCGTCGAGACCTTCATCGACGAACTCGCGAACCACCGCACGTATCTCGTCGACTCCGGCACGTTAGCCGAGAAGGTTCGCCAGCGCTACGCCGAGGAGATCCGCACGCTGTTGCGCGAGGACGTCCACTCCCTGCTCGAGGACGAACTCGCCGAGAGCGGCGGGATCGACGACCTCGCCGAAGCCGTCCGACTGGGCGAGACCGATCCGTACTCGATCGCCGGCGACGTGCTCGCGCCCGTCGAGGCCTGCATCGAGAACCTCGAGACGAACGCCGATTCGAACGCGGAATAA
- a CDS encoding UPF0058 family protein, giving the protein MREQELINLHALLFEVRVYLEREEGVSSERFEDYDAQPVRLAHIHRRKEAHERAIELLLAAIVDCVCGLSPAEQPIPPRTPRH; this is encoded by the coding sequence ATGAGAGAACAGGAGCTCATCAATCTCCATGCGCTGCTGTTCGAAGTTCGCGTGTATCTCGAACGAGAGGAGGGCGTCTCGTCCGAGAGATTCGAAGACTACGACGCGCAACCGGTTCGTCTGGCGCACATCCACCGCCGGAAAGAAGCACACGAGAGAGCGATCGAGCTTCTACTGGCCGCTATCGTCGACTGCGTTTGCGGACTCTCGCCAGCAGAGCAGCCGATTCCCCCTCGAACACCCCGTCACTAA
- a CDS encoding alpha/beta fold hydrolase, translating to MKARTVLGAALGAVGGAVLGNRLLKRRASDLESPLVGIERTYRWRGIETTYTVAGDPNDPDMLLLHGIYAGASGHEFEPILEQLAEDYHVYAVDLPGFGRSERPPLVYSATLYAEFVRDFAADVTDEPIVVASSLSGTFAVDAADETDFERLVLICPTDETSDERPWVRTLLRTPIVGTTLYNLLASKPSIRYFYDRDGYYDSDRISAEEVEYAWDSAHQPGARYAPASFASGTLDPDFDLATELAALETPTTLVWGRDAELVPLREGRDLAEAADLDLVVIDYATQLPHAEHPDKFVEYLSAELPRADIGSGD from the coding sequence ATGAAAGCCCGAACAGTCCTCGGTGCAGCCCTCGGAGCCGTCGGTGGTGCCGTCCTCGGGAATCGCCTCCTCAAGCGACGCGCGAGCGACCTCGAGAGCCCGCTGGTCGGCATCGAGCGGACGTATCGCTGGCGGGGAATCGAGACGACGTACACCGTCGCCGGCGATCCGAACGATCCCGACATGCTCCTCCTCCACGGGATCTATGCGGGCGCGAGCGGACACGAGTTCGAGCCGATCCTCGAGCAACTGGCCGAGGACTACCACGTCTACGCGGTCGATCTCCCCGGCTTCGGCCGCTCGGAGCGACCGCCGCTCGTCTACTCCGCGACGCTGTACGCCGAGTTCGTGCGCGATTTCGCGGCCGACGTCACCGACGAGCCGATCGTCGTCGCCTCCTCGCTCTCGGGAACGTTCGCTGTCGACGCGGCCGACGAGACCGACTTCGAACGCCTCGTTCTGATCTGTCCGACCGACGAAACGAGCGACGAGCGGCCGTGGGTCCGGACCCTCCTGCGGACGCCGATCGTCGGCACGACGCTGTACAACCTGCTCGCGAGCAAACCCTCGATCCGATACTTCTACGACCGGGACGGCTACTACGATTCCGACCGGATCAGTGCCGAAGAGGTCGAGTACGCCTGGGACAGCGCCCACCAGCCCGGCGCGCGCTACGCTCCGGCCTCCTTCGCTTCGGGCACCCTCGATCCCGACTTCGACCTCGCGACGGAGCTGGCCGCCCTCGAGACGCCCACGACGCTGGTCTGGGGCCGCGACGCCGAACTCGTTCCGCTCCGCGAGGGCCGTGACCTCGCTGAGGCGGCCGACCTCGATCTGGTCGTCATCGACTACGCGACGCAGTTGCCTCACGCCGAACACCCCGACAAGTTCGTCGAGTATCTGAGCGCGGAACTCCCGCGCGCCGACATCGGTTCCGGCGACTAG
- a CDS encoding Zn-ribbon domain-containing OB-fold protein produces the protein MSDSESSVADAGFDEWLAAAEEDDAYYIECANGHGSLPPRRVCPDCGSTDITEVTLPETGEIQTFTVTHVPTPAFEDDAPYATAVVDFGPVRLTGQVVGIDVEDVETGLSVELEIAVSETTGERVIGLRPA, from the coding sequence ATGAGTGACTCCGAATCGAGCGTCGCCGACGCCGGCTTCGACGAGTGGCTCGCGGCCGCCGAGGAAGACGACGCCTACTACATCGAGTGCGCAAACGGACACGGCTCCCTGCCGCCGCGGCGGGTCTGTCCCGACTGCGGATCGACCGATATCACGGAGGTCACCCTCCCCGAAACAGGCGAGATCCAGACGTTCACCGTCACGCACGTCCCGACGCCGGCCTTCGAGGACGACGCCCCCTACGCGACGGCCGTCGTGGACTTCGGCCCCGTTCGCTTGACCGGACAGGTCGTCGGCATCGACGTCGAAGACGTCGAGACCGGGCTATCGGTCGAACTCGAGATCGCGGTCTCGGAGACGACGGGCGAGCGCGTGATCGGCCTTCGCCCGGCGTAA
- a CDS encoding thiolase C-terminal domain-containing protein, with protein MSDVRVAGTGLTPFGNSPERTGRDLFAEASIAAFEESGVPRDDVETVLYGNFMGELSEHQGHQGPLMAEAAGVQAPATRYESACASSGTAVREAVKRIRNGENDVLLVGGAERMTNLGTAGATEALAIAADDLWEVRAGVTFPGAYALMAQAYFDEFGGEHEDLAHIAVKNHANALSNEKAQYQRAIEVSDVLEAPPVSEPLGLYDACPISDGASALVLTSESYAAEHDLEAPVAITGTGQGGDRMALHDREHLARSPAAREAGEEAYADAGVDAGDVDFAEVHDCFTIAEVLALEALDLEPIGEGISAARDGRTTADGETPINLSGGLKAKGHPVGATGASQIAEVTDLLAGEHPNSEHVDGATTGVAHNAGGTVASATVHVLEVTEQ; from the coding sequence ATGAGTGACGTACGTGTCGCAGGCACAGGGCTGACACCGTTCGGAAACAGTCCCGAACGGACCGGCCGAGATCTCTTCGCCGAAGCCAGTATCGCGGCCTTCGAAGAGAGCGGGGTCCCCCGAGACGACGTCGAGACCGTCCTCTACGGGAACTTCATGGGCGAACTCTCCGAGCATCAGGGCCATCAGGGCCCGCTGATGGCCGAAGCGGCGGGAGTTCAGGCCCCCGCGACCCGCTACGAGTCCGCGTGCGCCTCGAGCGGCACCGCGGTCCGCGAGGCGGTCAAACGGATTCGAAACGGCGAGAACGACGTGTTGCTCGTCGGCGGGGCCGAACGGATGACCAACCTCGGCACCGCGGGCGCGACCGAAGCGCTCGCGATCGCCGCGGACGACCTCTGGGAGGTACGCGCCGGCGTGACGTTCCCCGGCGCGTACGCGCTGATGGCCCAGGCCTACTTCGACGAGTTCGGCGGTGAACACGAGGACCTGGCCCACATCGCCGTCAAGAATCACGCGAACGCCCTCTCCAACGAGAAGGCACAGTACCAGCGCGCGATCGAGGTCTCCGACGTCCTCGAGGCCCCGCCGGTCTCGGAACCGCTCGGCCTCTACGACGCCTGTCCGATCTCGGACGGCGCATCGGCGCTCGTGCTGACGAGCGAATCCTACGCCGCCGAGCACGATCTCGAGGCTCCGGTCGCGATCACGGGGACCGGCCAGGGCGGCGATCGGATGGCGCTGCACGACCGCGAGCACCTCGCGCGCTCGCCGGCCGCACGCGAGGCCGGCGAGGAGGCTTACGCCGACGCCGGCGTCGACGCCGGCGATGTGGACTTCGCGGAGGTCCACGACTGCTTTACCATCGCCGAAGTGCTCGCGCTCGAGGCGCTCGATCTCGAACCGATTGGTGAGGGAATCTCGGCGGCCCGCGACGGCCGGACGACCGCGGACGGCGAGACGCCGATCAATCTCTCGGGCGGGCTGAAAGCCAAGGGCCACCCGGTCGGCGCGACCGGTGCGTCCCAGATCGCCGAGGTCACCGATCTGCTGGCCGGCGAGCACCCCAACAGCGAGCACGTCGACGGCGCGACGACCGGCGTCGCCCACAACGCGGGTGGCACGGTCGCGAGTGCGACTGTTCACGTGCTGGAGGTGACCGAACAATGA
- a CDS encoding M20/M25/M40 family metallo-hydrolase, producing the protein MDRQRRQFLDDLLETATPSGFETVGQRLWIDYVSEFADEVRTDAYGNAVAVLEGGDSSLALTGHGDEIGFMVRDIEENGAIRITPIGGSDRTVSKGQHVRIHTTDGTVPGVVGQTAIHLRDREDDSIDDIDDQYVDIGTEDADETAELVDRGDPVTFDQTVSELENDRIAARGLDNRIGIWAAAEALRRAAQRDLDTTVYAVSTVQEEVGLQGAKMVGFDLAPDAVVAIDVTHATDASGTPSSRKTGVELGEGPVVVRGSANHPELVRTAREVSADADIDIQLQASGNRTGTDADAFYTSRGGIPSLNVGVPNRYMHTPVEVVDLADLDAAADLLCEFAAVADEHEFSVDV; encoded by the coding sequence ATGGATCGACAACGACGCCAGTTCCTCGACGATTTGCTCGAGACTGCGACACCGTCCGGCTTCGAAACGGTCGGGCAGCGCCTGTGGATCGACTACGTCAGCGAATTCGCCGACGAGGTGCGAACGGACGCGTACGGGAACGCTGTCGCCGTTCTGGAGGGCGGCGATTCGTCGCTCGCGCTGACGGGTCACGGCGACGAAATCGGGTTCATGGTTCGGGATATCGAGGAGAACGGCGCGATTCGGATAACGCCCATCGGCGGCTCGGATCGCACCGTCTCGAAGGGACAACACGTTCGCATTCACACGACCGACGGAACGGTTCCGGGAGTGGTCGGCCAAACGGCGATTCACCTCCGCGATCGGGAGGACGACTCGATTGACGATATCGACGACCAGTACGTCGACATCGGAACCGAGGACGCGGACGAGACGGCGGAGCTCGTCGATCGCGGTGATCCGGTCACGTTCGACCAAACCGTTTCCGAACTGGAAAACGACCGCATCGCGGCTCGCGGACTGGATAACCGGATCGGGATCTGGGCCGCGGCGGAAGCGCTTCGTCGAGCGGCCCAGCGCGACCTCGATACGACGGTGTACGCCGTGTCGACGGTCCAGGAGGAAGTCGGGTTACAGGGCGCGAAGATGGTCGGCTTCGATCTCGCGCCCGATGCGGTCGTGGCGATAGACGTCACTCACGCCACGGACGCGTCGGGAACGCCCTCGAGCCGGAAAACCGGCGTCGAACTCGGGGAGGGCCCGGTCGTCGTGCGAGGGAGCGCGAACCACCCGGAACTCGTTCGCACCGCCCGCGAGGTGTCCGCCGACGCGGACATCGATATTCAGTTGCAGGCGTCCGGAAATCGGACCGGGACCGATGCCGACGCGTTCTATACGTCGCGCGGCGGCATTCCGTCACTGAACGTCGGCGTCCCGAACCGCTATATGCACACGCCCGTCGAAGTCGTGGATCTCGCGGACCTTGACGCCGCGGCCGACCTGCTCTGCGAATTCGCGGCCGTCGCTGACGAACACGAGTTCTCGGTCGACGTATAG
- a CDS encoding heme o synthase: MATESFPRPIGTRRRFSALLTATALGVYLLLIVGATTSLTNAAASCSTWPTCHAPVDPLSQTELAIAWAHRLTAVVVGLLVAATAYAAAFGDASRRVRATIVAAAALYVVQVGVGAVTATIGPEAILPGLHLALGLVIFSGVVLALAWDLELATGSEDEDGIDSPEPLEEEVPSASERTLPASRLARARLTAFAYFQMMKPRLMWLLCLVAAAGMALAAGPGLEIATIIATLGGGVLAIGASGTFNHVLERDVDQKMSRTADRPLAVDLIPVRNALAFGAALTAASLAAFLSINRLAAALGLAAIVFYSVVYTLLLKPNTVQNTVIGGAAGALPALIGWAAVTNEIGWPGLALAGVIFLWTPAHFYNLALAYKNDYARGGFPMMPVVRGETVTRKHILYYIAATLVSSIALAWITDLGALYAGTVVIFGGIFLWAAVRLHFEQTEAAAFRSFHASNAFLGAVLVAILVDALAF; this comes from the coding sequence GTGGCAACAGAGTCGTTTCCCCGCCCGATCGGCACGCGACGCCGCTTTTCCGCACTGCTCACAGCGACCGCGCTGGGCGTCTACCTGCTGTTGATCGTCGGCGCGACGACCTCACTGACGAACGCGGCCGCGTCGTGTTCGACGTGGCCGACCTGTCACGCCCCGGTCGACCCGCTGAGCCAGACCGAGCTCGCGATCGCGTGGGCCCACCGGCTCACCGCCGTCGTCGTCGGCCTGCTCGTCGCCGCGACGGCCTACGCCGCCGCCTTCGGTGACGCCTCGCGGCGCGTCCGAGCGACGATCGTCGCCGCCGCCGCGCTCTACGTCGTTCAGGTCGGCGTCGGTGCCGTTACCGCGACGATCGGCCCGGAGGCGATCCTCCCTGGCCTCCACCTCGCGCTCGGCCTCGTGATCTTCTCGGGCGTCGTCCTCGCGCTCGCGTGGGACTTAGAGCTCGCGACCGGCAGCGAGGACGAGGACGGCATCGACTCGCCGGAGCCGCTCGAGGAGGAAGTCCCGAGCGCATCCGAACGCACGCTCCCCGCGAGCCGACTGGCCCGCGCCCGACTCACCGCCTTCGCCTACTTCCAGATGATGAAACCGCGGCTGATGTGGCTGCTCTGTCTCGTCGCCGCCGCCGGGATGGCGCTGGCCGCCGGCCCCGGTCTCGAGATCGCCACGATCATCGCGACGCTCGGCGGCGGCGTCCTCGCGATCGGCGCGTCGGGAACGTTCAACCACGTCCTGGAGCGCGACGTCGACCAGAAGATGTCCCGCACCGCCGATCGGCCGCTGGCGGTCGATCTGATCCCGGTCCGGAACGCGCTGGCGTTCGGCGCCGCGCTGACCGCGGCGTCGCTGGCCGCGTTCCTGTCGATCAACCGGCTCGCCGCGGCGCTCGGGCTGGCCGCGATCGTCTTCTACAGCGTCGTCTACACGCTCTTGCTCAAGCCGAATACGGTCCAGAACACGGTCATCGGCGGCGCTGCAGGCGCGCTCCCGGCCCTGATCGGCTGGGCCGCGGTGACGAACGAGATCGGTTGGCCCGGCCTCGCGCTCGCGGGCGTCATCTTCCTCTGGACGCCGGCGCACTTCTACAACCTCGCGCTGGCCTACAAGAACGACTACGCCCGCGGCGGCTTCCCGATGATGCCGGTCGTCCGCGGCGAGACCGTCACCCGAAAGCACATCCTCTACTACATCGCCGCGACGCTCGTGAGTTCGATCGCGCTGGCCTGGATCACCGACCTCGGCGCGCTGTACGCCGGCACGGTCGTGATCTTCGGCGGGATCTTCCTCTGGGCCGCCGTGCGACTCCACTTCGAGCAGACCGAGGCCGCCGCGTTCCGCTCGTTCCACGCCTCGAACGCCTTCCTCGGGGCCGTCCTGGTCGCGATCCTCGTGGACGCGCTCGCGTTCTGA
- a CDS encoding DUF7410 domain-containing protein, with amino-acid sequence MSGESCRHAPAADTATTAAASSGGPEIDVNGDESPVRCPYCDRPFRRARLESLHRGLEHPERLSDRERAAVERAVRDERAELRRVRIYALGVLVALYFGLLIIAAFVV; translated from the coding sequence GTGTCCGGGGAATCGTGTCGTCACGCACCGGCGGCCGACACCGCGACGACAGCGGCCGCCTCTTCCGGCGGCCCCGAGATCGACGTCAACGGCGACGAGTCTCCCGTCCGCTGTCCGTACTGCGACCGCCCGTTTCGTCGAGCGCGCCTCGAGTCGCTCCACCGCGGTCTCGAGCACCCCGAGCGGCTCTCCGATCGGGAGCGAGCGGCCGTCGAGCGGGCCGTCCGCGACGAGCGCGCGGAGCTTCGGCGCGTTCGAATATACGCGCTCGGCGTCCTCGTGGCGCTGTACTTCGGACTGCTGATCATCGCCGCGTTCGTCGTTTGA
- a CDS encoding DUF7111 family protein, with product MTDDRTAETDGIRATYEETETERVLAFERDAGEYGTAGTAAIAQNIEGYAMLKVRPSADGDELERYYGFDMALDHVGELLGVSPHDLPIPAAAEDMGM from the coding sequence ATGACCGACGATCGGACGGCCGAGACCGACGGAATCAGGGCGACCTACGAGGAGACCGAAACGGAACGAGTCCTCGCGTTCGAGCGCGACGCGGGCGAGTATGGGACGGCCGGGACGGCCGCGATCGCACAGAACATCGAGGGGTACGCGATGTTGAAAGTGCGCCCGTCCGCCGACGGCGACGAGCTCGAGCGCTACTACGGGTTCGATATGGCGCTCGACCACGTCGGGGAACTGCTGGGCGTCTCGCCGCACGACCTGCCGATCCCGGCGGCCGCCGAAGACATGGGGATGTAG
- a CDS encoding DUF3267 domain-containing protein, translated as MSRSDSLPARRPLATFRLTRSVALQWLVVSAVGFFGFAYSFGHVLARLRGASLEPIVIAPSSPPTVLGWLAVSIGLLVCVVVPHELLHGVFMARYGESPTYGIGVSYFVLPYAYAETSGANYTRNQLLVALLAPFVVITAVGLAAMVVVPTPLLIVPLAANAAGSIGDLWMAAVLCQYPADVRVGDPPDDVQGFGIYGTDERVSRLPGASLLSRFLTGSVGTLAAVAAYALLAVLLSLAFGSGDVVLGDPDRGWLLFRHDRRPGGTAFLEIGDGPLLGAAALGGLAWTIVATLRRRLESG; from the coding sequence GTGAGCCGTTCGGACTCCCTCCCGGCCCGTCGCCCGCTCGCGACGTTTCGACTCACGCGGTCGGTCGCCCTCCAGTGGCTCGTCGTCTCCGCGGTGGGATTCTTCGGCTTCGCCTACTCCTTCGGCCACGTCCTCGCGCGGCTCCGCGGGGCCTCGCTCGAGCCGATCGTGATCGCGCCGTCCTCGCCGCCGACGGTGCTCGGCTGGCTCGCCGTCTCGATCGGGTTGCTCGTCTGCGTGGTCGTTCCCCACGAACTGCTCCACGGGGTGTTCATGGCCCGCTACGGCGAGTCACCGACCTACGGCATCGGCGTCTCCTACTTCGTGTTGCCCTACGCCTACGCCGAGACCAGCGGCGCGAACTACACGCGGAATCAACTGCTCGTCGCCCTGCTCGCGCCGTTCGTCGTGATCACCGCCGTCGGGCTCGCCGCGATGGTCGTCGTCCCTACGCCGCTGCTGATCGTCCCGCTGGCGGCGAACGCCGCCGGGTCGATCGGCGACCTCTGGATGGCCGCCGTCCTCTGTCAGTACCCCGCCGACGTCCGGGTCGGCGACCCGCCGGACGACGTCCAAGGGTTCGGAATTTACGGCACCGACGAGCGGGTGAGCCGGCTTCCCGGTGCATCGCTCCTGTCGCGGTTCCTGACCGGCAGCGTCGGCACCCTCGCGGCGGTCGCGGCCTACGCGCTCCTCGCGGTGTTGCTCTCGCTCGCCTTCGGCTCCGGCGACGTCGTCCTCGGCGATCCGGATCGCGGCTGGCTGCTCTTCCGGCACGACCGCCGGCCTGGCGGCACCGCCTTCCTCGAGATCGGCGACGGCCCGCTGCTCGGCGCGGCCGCCCTCGGCGGCCTTGCGTGGACGATCGTCGCGACCCTCCGTCGGCGACTCGAGTCCGGGTGA